The following is a genomic window from Episyrphus balteatus chromosome 1, idEpiBalt1.1, whole genome shotgun sequence.
tgatacactgaatgataatagTATAGAGAATACAAAAAGgctaccaactttttttattcaaaacggcggctccaaaatggcggaaagaatgagctttaaaacagaattttcattttcaaaacagtatataagctataaattgggctaaattcatgtcaaaaaggtgttagatttaagatttaggattcatagattcatattctttacaaaaaaaatcaaaaaatttgaaaacaaagtccaaaaaatgccaatttagtaaaacactcagaacttaaaaaagaatttgttatgtgatactgaaatctcttgagtaatattatttttaaaatgttgaagttttagaacatgaacgaaaattaaaggtaaaaataatttttggtattcaaacaaactattttaccatattttggggatgtggtcatatttttagcgaacgctatgctggattaggattcttttgattcgttcgataatataagttgagctgtgctgtagagttttgtatggaaacaaaatccggataagtattatattcaaagctttttaaaagaaattgaatctagtaggtacacaaaaataatatcttaagggcaagacactgcttaccagcaaataaaagaagcagctatatcttctatttttttatatgatgaagtgaataaaatatgttttatatagggaagctttctgtggccttgctgtgtggaggtcaattctgttgataaaattcgtcatcggcaaaatgttaaagaaggatatcatttctcaaatctttttagttttttgcaatgttccagttcaatacattcgtctgataaaatttggtgaattttgtttgcttacagaatataacagtattttctacatactaaatttgctagatctgttgcattttttgaaacaactatcgatttgttaatcatcaatggccagccaattatagaagcaatgtaagcaaccttatctaaggcaatttaaatattattattaaatatcacttagggctaattttttgaatagttagataaacctaagttagagcttattcctacgaataaaagtttttttttatagtgacctttattcttctgatagtctatctgacgattgaaaaagcagggcttaatctaataaatacaactgaatgttttttatattgtaaaccgctgattaatacctgaaaacggttgaatttcaaaatatcgccaaaattattttttttgtctttactattttaatagaggtattttaaattcccatacaattttaaatcaaaattttaaaaaaaattatattttcaatgcaattttttacttgctctatagggcaagtattggtttcgtgtcgaaaaaaaaaattgaggttttaatcaaaaccaacattacgatgatggagaattccgaaaaagtaggtctcgcaattccgtccgtgcgtctgtgcgtctgtgcgtctgtgcgtctgtgcgtctgtgcgtccatctgtacacatttctacTGGCTAAACGGGTGgtcggattttcttcaaatttggtacagatgatttttatagaatttcgaaagttggtttttttttgtttttttatatctcgtttatatcgtatacctcccatacaaaaaaatacgatattgcaaatttctcgaaaacggctctaacgattttgattaaactttgcagacttAATATTCAAGGCAATTGCAATAATACtgcatttttagattttctcaaaaaagtctaaaaagtgtacctcccatacaaatttttcagttcaaaccaaataactcgaaaacggctctaacgattttgattaaactttgcaaacgtaatattcaaagcaattgcaataatactgcattttaagtttttctcaaaaaagtcaaaaaagtgtacctcccatacaaatttttcagttCAAACCAATTAacacgaaaacggctctaacgattttgattaaactttgcagacgtaatattcaaggCAATTGCAATAATACTGCATTTTTAGAttatctcaaaaaagtcaaaaaagtgtacctcccatacaaatttttcagttCAAACCAATTAacacgaaaacggctctaacgattttgattaaactttgcagacttAATATTCAAGGCAATTGCAATAATACtgcatttttagattttctcaaaaaagtctaaaaagtgtacctcccatacaaatttttcagttcaaaccaaataactcgaaaacggctctaacgattttgattaaactttgcagacgtaatattcaaaacaattgcaataatactgcatttttagtttttctcaaaaaagtctaaaaagtgtacctacctcccatacaaatttttcaaattgtaccaaataactcgaaaacggctctaatgtaATATACAATATAATTGCAATataactgcatttttttttcttcaaaaaagtcaaacacaaaaaaaattcagcaaaatctgtcctaaatgtcggctcttcccttttatgaaccaaatttttctaaaaattatataacCCACATTTCTTAAAACCTACAACTtagcttatattttttttaacactcaaaataaaattttaggtcTTTCCACGTTACCCAGGAGGTAGACCCTTCACGCGTTTTTTTTACCGAGGTTTCCCCGGTAGGCATAGTCCTCATGTTGTAATGTAAGAAATACggttatgaacaaaaaatgtatgcaaaatgAATGTAACattataataaagaaaaaaaaaaacaattataaaagaAGAACTATGAAAACCTAACCAAAACCTATTCGATCATCTCACCATATTAATTATTCTTGTGGAAATATAAAGTAAATTGGTTTATGATCTGAGAAGAAGCTTTCATACACTCCACACTCTAGTGGATGTATGTTTGAAAATATGACATCAATTTGGGTATTGTTGTCTGTAGTAACTGTATTGTTAGGTAGTGCGGATCTAAGATTCCATTCCGTCAAAGTTTCATGGAGAAATGTGTTCGGCTTATTTCTTAAATTGATGTTAAAATCTCCCAACAGAACGATTTTTCCAAGTAATTTGTGTcttatttcattcataaaatcttTGAATTGTTCCCTAAAGTCTTCAAATGAAGCCGAAGGAGATTTATAACCTGCGATAACTAAAACTTCACCTAATTCAAATGAGAGCAAATCAATATGAGTTTTCTTTGTCGAATCTATAATTATTTGTATTGTAGCCGATTTGATGCTCTTTGTGTCAATTGATAAGGTTTCCTTTACAAAACACATTAATCCTCTGGGCTTACGCTTTTTATAATCCTGATCTGACCTATAAATTAGTTTAAATCCCGGTATATTCAAAGAATCTGAATAAAGTGTTTGAGTTTCGGAAAAAACTAAAACATCACAATTTGAGTACCAGTGATCGGCTATAACGCAATTTATGTTCTTTTTAAGAGAACGAGCATTTTGGTAAGCAACAATTAAGCCGGTTTTttggtcaaaatttttaaacgacAAATTCATTTTACAATCATTTCTAAGACGTCTTAACTCatccaaaatcaaattttcttcgGCTGTAGCATTTGGTGGTGAGAAATTACCAATTATAAAAAGCCCTGTCAAAGATGTTACTCTACTTAACGCAACGTACATCATAGATCTtctgatttttttcgattttctcagATCGATGCACACTTTATCGTATGTTTGGCCTTGGCTTTTATGAATTGTTATGGCTTCTGCTGGAACTATTGGAAATTGTTTTCTAAGAATTTGGTATGTGTTAACGGTATTCACATTTATTGAATGAACTTTCCTTTCAATAGGGACCAAGTTGCGGTCTATGTCATTTAAttctatgaatttatttaaggaCTGTCGGGCTTTCAATCCAACTTGAGGATTTGGTGgaaataaaatccaaattttgtCTACTTCACTCGTATTGGGTTTCATTGAAATGTGCTTGAGTTCACCACAGGCTCCGTTCACCAAACCGTCTTCAACATCTATATTTGTTGTAATcatatattttatgtttttcttaagACGTACTATATTTGAAAGACCCCCTAAATCAGACAACTTTTTCTTCTGAAGTGCTTCCAATGCTCGTTTTTTAATTGCTTCTCCCACTTTTCCAAGCACAGAATCGATGGATGTGGCACTTATTTCTTCACCCGGTGCTTTTGACAGTTTTAAACTATTATACTCATCAACGTCATTATTCGTTGAGTACAATCGAATTACGTCTTCAGGTATAGAAGTGCTATCAACTTCACGACTCTTAACTAGCTGAATATCTTCACTTGTCATTGTTCCCGTAGCAAGATTATTCAGTGCGTTTATAAATAAGGTTTCATTTTGTTGGCGCATGATTTTGGTTagctcaaaaattttgaaaagtgccCATAACGTGTTCGTTTCGGCAAAAACATTTAAGTCGTTATTTTGTGGTGCCTTAAATATAAACGTGTCAAAGACAGGAGGTAACTGGTTCAAGTCTCCAACTAAAATAATGGAAATCCCTCCAAATGGTTCATTTCGGCCCATAACCTGTCgtagtcttgtatctaccctacTTAGAAGACGACTTCCAACCATTGATATTTCATCAATAATAAGCAATTTAAGATTGATTAACTTTTGTCGTATCGTGTTCGCAATATCACTGGAAAGATTGGGCATGGTCCCTCCGTACTGAGAAACGGGGAGAGCGAAAGCTGTATGAAGTGTCACCCCATTAATCAAAAAAGCAGCTTTTCCTGAGGGAGCAGTTAGCAAAACTTTTATGGAATCTCCAATTGCTCCCGGTctattatcaaaatatttagtaaTTAGTTGGAATATGGAGTTGATTACCGTAGATTTACCGACTCCAGCAGAACCACTTAAGAATATATTAAGAGGCAAACAGTTTTTCgttttaaaacaattatataCATGCATTACAAATTCTCGTTGgtctttgtttaatttgttcAGCAGTAAAATCATACGCTCTTGGGAAATTTTGGGTGGACTCACGAAACGATTAACtaaattttcctttttattttctacTCCGCCCTGCTCTAAAATATCTATCTGCTCTGGTTCAGGAAGAAAATCTGATGGAGTGCATTCATGCCTTTCGTTGCCTTGTCTTATTTCTTCAAGTGCTTCATCTAAAATATCGTCTTCTACTATGGCATATTTTAATCTATTCGCTTCAACTAATGTTCTATTCCTCAAATAAGCTTCCTTAGAATCGATATTTTCTATTTCCTCGGCCTCATTTCTCCAAGGCATAAATAAAAGTATCTGCTCACGATAATAATTGTGTGGATCCTGTGCCAATTTGTATCTTCTATATCGAATTATCTTAGAATTGTGCCTTAAATGATAGTTATCttcgttttcattttcttcatcattttGCCTACGCGAATGTGTGAAATTCGCAACAAAATCTGCTAAGCATAATTCTTCGTGTTTCACAGgcctttttgaatattttttaaagtcattttcgacaaaaatgtcAGTGGAATCAGAGTTAAGGTTCTGAAGAAACTTATTGGACTTTAGCATCATTAATCTACTTTCAATTGGActtgtatttataaaaacatgtcCTCTACTACTTTTCGACAATGGCAAAGATAGTACGTGATATGCAGCTTCTTGAGCAGACATCAAATTGCTGTTGAGAAAAACATTCGCGATATTTCTAAATttgtctttaatatttttatggcCCTGATTAATATCTGATGCAGCATCTCTTAGAAGCTTGGATAAACCAGCATCCACTTTGCTAATGTAGTTCACAATATAATTAGCTATTCCGTATTCCTCCAAGACAAACTGAACATCGATGTTCGACTCAAACAAATTCAAAACGTCCTTATTGTAGGAATTTATTGCAACTTCTAAACTGTTGCGTTTTAAAAATACTTGGGGGTTCTTTAAGGAATTCCTGATCGCATTAATGTATTGGGACTCTGTAATTTTGAGTGAATGCAGTATCTCACCAAAAGGAACAAGGGatggtttttcaaaataatgttgCATTTGGGTCCTAATTTTTCCTAAAATAGCTGAaagttcttctttttctttaccTACTGGAGTTTCGGGAAGAGGTTCAAGAATTTGGGTTTCTAGCATAACTGGTATAGGGAAGTTAAACCTgcatttggttttatttaactttCCCTTATTACAAGTATGCGAATGCCTATGGCGAAGGTAGGGTATATAGGGACTAATAGGGTTATCTTCGCACGTGATAAACCTATCAATAAACGAGGTGCATCGCGACTTGCTTTCCTCAtcgtttaatttataaacaGGAGCATTTTTGAGCCATAAGAACATGTGCTCATGGGGTGAACCACGCATCTGGAATTCTACTCTTTGATAACTGTCTAGGACTTCAAATTCGTTGAATGGCccatttttgctttttatgtACTTCATAAATTTGGCAACTTTATGGTCAAAATATCTAGCACAAGTAACAGGGTCATTTCTGATAAGCTCAGTTTTTTCGCAGTTTTCTAGTGACATGGCTTCTTCAATACTAAGTGTTTGGTTATTTAATAGTTTTGAAAGAAGTTGGATTAATTCCGGCCAATTCGATTCGGCAGCAGACAGAGTTAAAAAGAGTGTAGGTTTGCCCAATTGGCGAATCATTGCcattaattgcattttttttaactcccaGTATGACGGAGATGACGGAATACGGTTTAAAATCCTGTACCCTGCGTCGTGTTGAATAAGggaatcaacaaaatttttctttaaaatattgtcTGCGGTCACTTGATTTGTTCTTTTGCTCTTCCGGAGGcaaatattaatatttgagAGACACGATTGTTCGAGTTTCTTTTTTGCCATGTATAAAATTTTAGTGGGAACACACCCGCGCCTGTCATTTCGCCGAGCGATTGACTTTGCTCTCTCTGAGTAAGATATTTTGTTTGAAGATTCTAAGGGATGCCCACAATAAATTTTAGGAAAACATAGTTCCTCTAAATTTGGGTATAAGTGCCATGGTACTGGAGTCTTCCCTTGACCAGGTGCTATTATTGGAATGCAATCTGCTGCTTCTTTGTTTCTATCAATAACTAAGACCTCATCGTGAATCTCTTGTTGTAAAACCTGATACTCTTCAAATCTTTTGCCCTTATTTGATGTACTAGGTTTTGCTTTCGGTAACCCTTTGAATTCATCCAAATTAATTTCTTCTAACATGCTATCACCTTGTGAAAACCTATCGAGAGAGCCCTGTGGGTTCTGTGCATCATTAGAGTCCACAATGAACTCAACTAATTCATCATACTCCTTGTCATACTGATTAAAGTAAGCTTTATCGatttgaatgttgttttttatatagAGAGGTGTGGTCATGAGGTATTTCAAAGCATCACACACAACTGCTGGTCGAATAGTCTCAAACATATAGTTTGTGGCATGGTCAAGATGTCGCCTGAGTTTTAACTGAATCGTCTTCATATTGTCAAAACGCCGTGGCAGTACCTGCAGCATATCATTCACCTCAACTGAAATATTGACAACGCTTCCTTTCATTCCAAGTTGGGGATTCAGGGCAAAGGGTTTCAAATCGCGAATTTGCATAAAATTGATGAAGGGCGCAACCATTCTTTCTTCAAGAGGAGAAAGTATTTGTATACAATTTGGAATGGGAATAAATTTAAGTCCATTTGTGGTCGCTAATTTTGGAATAACACCTTTTTGGACGTATCTATAACAAGTCTTACATGTCCACGGTGACAAATTACTTCTCAATTTATCTATGCTCTCAACAAAttcttttccaaaatattttttggaataattaGTTTGGTATTTTACAACTGAATGCGCGAAAAATAGCCcttcacaaaaacaacaaatatgctCAGGACACATGCTTCTTTCTTTAATAAATCTAAGCTTTGCTTGACAGTCTAAACTGTTTTTCTTTTGCAAGGTATTGTAATATTGTTCTCGAAATTTGTATAAATGATGTTCTCGCTTTTCTTTCCTTTGTTTAGAATTGAGTgccttttctttttgttttaatccaGGGATGCTGCGCCTTGTTTGCATTCTTGTCAATAGtcttgcattttctttttttttataagtttcttTAGTCCTTAAAATCCTTTTCTTAGCTATATCCTTCTTCTTTTCTAATACTCGATTTTCAACTAGGCTACGTCTTGTCTGCATTCTTGTCAATAGTTTCTCATTTTCCCTTTTCTTATAAGTTTCCTCAGTCCTTAAAATCCTTTTCTTAGCTATGTCCTTCTTCTTTTCTAAAATTCGATTTTCAACTAGGCTACGTCTTGTCTGCATTCTTGTCAATAGTTTCTCATTTTCCCTTTTCTTATAAGTTTCCTCAGTCCTTAAAATCCTTTTCTTAGCTATGTCCTTCTTCTTTTCTAAAATTCGATTTTCAACTAGGCTACGTCTTGTCTGCATTCTTGTCAATAGTTTCTCATTTTCCCTTTTCTTATAAGTTTCCTCAGTCCTTAAAATCCTTTTCTTAGCTATGTCCTTCTTCTTTTCTAAAATTCGATTTTCAACTAGGCTACGTCTTGTCTGCATTCTTGTCAATAGTTTCTCATTTTCCCTTTTCTTATAAGTTTCCTCAGTCCTTAAAATCTTTTTCTTAGCTATGtccttctttttttctaaaattcgatTTTCAGCTAGACTTCTCCTTGTCTGCATTCTTATTAAAAGACTAtcattttccttatttttaaaatctttttgagATCGCAAGATTTTTTTCCGTTTTACGTCCATTTTTCTTATCGCATGTAGAATTGCTTCATTCTTCCCTTTTCTTGATTCTATTTGGGTTCTCCGTTCTTTTGCTTTAAATGTCTCATTCAAACGTAAAAGTCTTAATCtagctttgtttttttctaaaatttgtttttgtttgaatgaaaaactttttcgcttaactgtccACGGAGTTTCATTCTCACAAAATGACTCATACTCTATTTTTAATGGAGTTATACTAAATAGAGGCTTTAGCATTGAATCTAAGGACGATTTAAAGGTTGAAACTAGTTCCTGTATGCTTTTAAACATTAGAAGAACTGCTACACCATTTGTTACAGCGTTAAGATTTTGATCTCTACTATGAGGATCGaacaaacaaatcaaattttcgtTCTTTAAAACTGCAACCGACAAATTAGCAACAGTCAAAACACCAAATAATTCGTtggaaaaaaaacgattaagcTCCGTAAAAAAACATTCCGACTCATCAATATAGCCTTGAAAAGGATCTAACTTATATTCTACATGAAAATTGGTATTTTCAaccgaaaaaaattcaagaacttCGTCTGCCGCCAAGTAAAAAGATGACGGCGGCGGTTGGCCAAACCTTTCAACAAAACTGGAAATTGATTGAACATGAAGCTCATGTCCCTGTACCAAAATCTTATCGATGAAATCAGTGTTCCAAGTTGTCACGGATTTAAGTTGGGACATACACAATGCCATCACCGCATTGCTGGTGCACTGAGTATTTCTAAAATTACCGTCAAATATGTCACTGTTCTGACAGAAAGACCCCTTAATACAACTAAAATTGTCATCGTTTTTAGGAATAACGTCGCTACAgactttatttaagtttttatcagttttagaaaaattaaatgttctattttttttccccTTATTGGTGTTTTGAGATtgtgaaaaattgttttccatttcaaattcaatgtaaaattttatcaaaatgtcaaaatcaaatTATGAACAAATTATTTATCTTTCAAAATAACTCACCAATCAATATCTTAACACAATTTGGTCAGTTTCACCGCCTTGCtggtagtagttttttttttctttagctgGATCAAAACAAAGGCACAGTATTTCAcaaaactttgtttaaaaaaaaaaataagaaatcaaattgaTAAAACTTATGTTTCCCTTtttggatatttaaaaaaaaatagtatgttaAATTAATCTTCAATATCTATGTTAGTGGTTAAGGCTTAACACTTCACTTTAAGTACTTAATAAgaaaaagcaaaattaaactttgtctTTTACTTCACTTTTCACTAGTTTTAATATTGAGGCACTTTGCTGatatattgcattaaaaaatgcagttggttttaacacaatttttggATTAGATGTACACTTTTAAAACCTGTGTTTgcacaatttgtttttgtaattggttttaacacaatttctattatagagcacttccaAAAACTTTgtctttacaaaatattttttttttttttttcaaatctaaatTTTCTTCCGCACTCGGTCAAAAACGATTGTCAATTGATCAagtggttttgtttttaaagtaaaagaAACCAACGCGTAATTTAAGggttttttataactcttaatAGTTATTTGTGACCAATACATAGaagaatacatatttgtatGTACATTTATGAATTACCTAACTTCCTATGCTCATGCAAATAGATAATAGATTGGATACCTTCAAGTTTGGTATTTGGGATTTTCCGAAAATATATTAATGAAAAAGAGTTAAAGACTTTAAAAAACTGTATGCATATACCTACACATGTTTGCAAATAACCGGACATATGTACCTGCTTCACTTAAGGGATTTTCCTACAACTATATGGCAATCTAATCACCTAACCCTAAAaatgtggaaacttttttaccTGAACTAATTGTAggattttcccaaaaacattaTCATAATGAACAAATGTTTGTCAATTTAAAGTAAAAGCAACGTTTATGAGTACAATAAAAATTGACTTTATCAAATGTATCCATAACAGAAAATGCAATTTTCGGACAATTCCAATTAATGCAATGCCCTAAAGAAATGGCATtgaagtttataaaataaatttctcaaaaaaaaaaaaatatgtttaaaaaaaaattttttctaaaaattcttttttatacaagaaatcaaatggcatacttggttttttgcaaaaaaaccatttaaaatagtgtttagttatttataaaaatcagattttatttttttttcactacttatgaaattccttaaaaatatcatgcctattttaaattttcctaattttgttaaatcaaaagccttaacattagagtaacttttaccataagagcaagtacgtgcgaccccagtcgtgcattttattttacaaaactttgcgattcgtttgcctgaggttaggaagacttaattcaaaagttaaaactgttattaagtaaaaacgatttttattttaactttcttatattacctacaactttggttaagtaacttattcggtcaagccaatagtgTAGTAGATATggaccaattcacgttttttaaaatggtggatttcgccaggtggttggcgtcccgaaaaccagggcttaagtttttttaatacccttctttcagatttgaaaaaatcagccgtcctgtatttcgttccacaaaatgcctgttttttttactaactttcctgcacTTAGATTATAGTTTTGatatcaataactttcgacttatACATTGCacgactttcaaaaatataccaaattattttaaatttgatggtctataacttttactgtttaaaaaattatgtaactgataccaagaatgataaaatcttaaaaaaaacgaaaaaaataaattaaatcaacataacctcaaaactattgcccgctcagaaaaataatgtactacaagcaaaaggataattaaatttacaataaCTTTTGTCAGACAACCATTTTtataggacccatagttttggagatatagagcgattcgcgtttttcaaaatggcggatttcgccaggggggtggcgtcccgaaaaccaggacttaagcttttctaatacccctttttcagatttgaaaaattcagccgtcctgtatttcgttccacgaaaaagtctatctttcctgtactactagtgcgctgctgataagaaacgaaaaatcccatacaaaaatgaaacaacgaaatggtaaaccaaaaatttcgttcaacttttcgttctgtagtacgctgttcggcacaacgaaattgaaagtctaaacttctttttcgcacacaaacaattgccgtggacattcattgtgtgtggaaaaatgacattttgagtttttacttgctctatagggcaagtattggtttcgtgtcgaaaaaaaaatttgaggttttgaTCAAAAcctcaattcaaaccaaataactcgaaaacggctctaacgattttgattaaactttgcaaacgtaatattcaaagccattgcaataaaactgcatctctattttttttttttcaaaaaagtcaaataaaaaaaacattttttttttcatttaacaaaattttgccctaaatgtcggctcttccccaacatcaacaaaatttctttaattttatatagaggcagcttttaaaattacaagtaaaccaacataaaagtgttttaaactgcaagagcaagtacgtgcgaccccagtcgtgcattttattttgtttgtttttgttgttcattttgtcattgcatgtctttctgcgatgcgtgtttgcttttttttcatttatgttttgcaatttttgagtatttttcggtccagatttcgcaagcatttcgttgtcctcgtggagaccgacgaaaaatttcgtttcacatcagcagcgttctaggctttaaggtttaacgctaaacttaaacgaatctcataccgtttttgtttggttatttttagaactatacATTCGGAACTTAAaagctcattctttccgccattttggagccgccattttgaataaaaaaaagttggcagcctttttgtattctccatactattatcattcagtgtaccaaatttcatgacttttcgtccagaaatggccgtgcaaataaattttgacgccaaaaacgaagaatggtAC
Proteins encoded in this region:
- the LOC129919626 gene encoding uncharacterized protein LOC129919626 isoform X2, whose protein sequence is MENNFSQSQNTNKGKKNRTFNFSKTDKNLNKVCSDVIPKNDDNFSCIKGSFCQNSDIFDGNFRNTQCTSNAVMALCMSQLKSVTTWNTDFIDKILVQGHELHVQSISSFVERFGQPPPSSFYLAADEVLEFFSVENTNFHVEYKLDPFQGYIDESECFFTELNRFFSNELFGVLTVANLSVAVLKNENLICLFDPHSRDQNLNAVTNGVAVLLMFKSIQELVSTFKSSLDSMLKPLFSITPLKIEYESFCENETPWTVKRKSFSFKQKQILEKNKARLRLLRLNETFKAKERRTQIESRKGKNEAILHAIRKMDVKRKKILRSQKDFKNKENDSLLIRMQTRRSLAENRILEKKKDIAKKKILRTEETYKKRENEKLLTRMQTRRSLVENRILEKKKDIAKKRILRTEETYKKRENEKLLTRMQTRRSLVENRILEKKKDIAKKRILRTEETYKKRENEKLLTRMQTRRSLVENRILEKKKDIAKKRILRTEETYKKRENEKLLTRMQTRRSLVENRVLEKKKDIAKKRILRTKETYKKKENARLLTRMQTRRSIPGLKQKEKALNSKQRKEKREHHLYKFREQYYNTLQKKNSLDCQAKLRFIKERSMCPEHICCFCEGLFFAHSVVKYQTNYSKKYFGKEFVESIDKLRSNLSPWTCKTCYRYVQKGVIPKLATTNGLKFIPIPNCIQILSPLEERMVAPFINFMQIRDLKPFALNPQLGMKGSVVNISVEVNDMLQVLPRRFDNMKTIQLKLRRHLDHATNYMFETIRPAVVCDALKYLMTTPLYIKNNIQIDKAYFNQYDKEYDELVEFIVDSNDAQNPQGSLDRFSQGDSMLEEINLDEFKGLPKAKPSTSNKGKRFEEYQVLQQEIHDEVLVIDRNKEAADCIPIIAPGQGKTPVPWHLYPNLEELCFPKIYCGHPLESSNKISYSERAKSIARRNDRRGCVPTKILYMAKKKLEQSCLSNINICLRKSKRTNQVTADNILKKNFVDSLIQHDAGYRILNRIPSSPSYWELKKMQLMAMIRQLGKPTLFLTLSAAESNWPELIQLLSKLLNNQTLSIEEAMSLENCEKTELIRNDPVTCARYFDHKVAKFMKYIKSKNGPFNEFEVLDSYQRVEFQMRGSPHEHMFLWLKNAPVYKLNDEESKSRCTSFIDRFITCEDNPISPYIPYLRHRHSHTCNKGKLNKTKCRFNFPIPVMLETQILEPLPETPVGKEKEELSAILGKIRTQMQHYFEKPSLVPFGEILHSLKITESQYINAIRNSLKNPQVFLKRNSLEVAINSYNKDVLNLFESNIDVQFVLEEYGIANYIVNYISKVDAGLSKLLRDAASDINQGHKNIKDKFRNIANVFLNSNLMSAQEAAYHVLSLPLSKSSRGHVFINTSPIESRLMMLKSNKFLQNLNSDSTDIFVENDFKKYSKRPVKHEELCLADFVANFTHSRRQNDEENENEDNYHLRHNSKIIRYRRYKLAQDPHNYYREQILLFMPWRNEAEEIENIDSKEAYLRNRTLVEANRLKYAIVEDDILDEALEEIRQGNERHECTPSDFLPEPEQIDILEQGGVENKKENLVNRFVSPPKISQERMILLLNKLNKDQREFVMHVYNCFKTKNCLPLNIFLSGSAGVGKSTVINSIFQLITKYFDNRPGAIGDSIKVLLTAPSGKAAFLINGVTLHTAFALPVSQYGGTMPNLSSDIANTIRQKLINLKLLIIDEISMVGSRLLSRVDTRLRQVMGRNEPFGGISIILVGDLNQLPPVFDTFIFKAPQNNDLNVFAETNTLWALFKIFELTKIMRQQNETLFINALNNLATGTMTSEDIQLVKSREVDSTSIPEDVIRLYSTNNDVDEYNSLKLSKAPGEEISATSIDSVLGKVGEAIKKRALEALQKKKLSDLGGLSNIVRLKKNIKYMITTNIDVEDGLVNGACGELKHISMKPNTSEVDKIWILFPPNPQVGLKARQSLNKFIELNDIDRNLVPIERKVHSINVNTVNTYQILRKQFPIVPAEAITIHKSQGQTYDKVCIDLRKSKKIRRSMMYGRMV